Proteins from a genomic interval of Candidatus Nomurabacteria bacterium:
- the recF gene encoding DNA replication and repair protein RecF (All proteins in this family for which functions are known are DNA-binding proteins that assist the filamentation of RecA onto DNA for the initiation of recombination or recombinational repair.), whose protein sequence is MILENLRLVNFRNYPDKVFRPNDSLEMIIGPNGIGKTNILEAIHLICGGSSFRLRRDLELIKKGAKWARIEANLDLDGRKEKRILKLSLNDEGRISKKLEIDDTNRIASKHLLPVVVFEPDQMRIVTEGPDLRRSYLDERISFLDFEYSKNIADYKRVISQRNKLLKLIKRNEAKKEDLFIWHVKLSELAAPIVLARRRYLKELNEKLQNDYRKISKKKDLVSLEYLPSFEKESSAKLSSELFNKLEADIEVDIHAGFTRRGPHRDDWEIKLNGQSASTGASRGEIRTIVLSLKLYEFEHLRDSFGITPLILLDDVMSELDSTRRQELLAFFKDAQVIMSGVE, encoded by the coding sequence ATGATTTTAGAAAATTTAAGATTAGTTAACTTCAGAAACTATCCTGATAAAGTTTTTAGACCTAATGATAGTTTAGAAATGATTATAGGACCAAATGGAATTGGTAAAACTAACATACTAGAGGCGATTCATCTAATCTGCGGGGGCTCTAGTTTTAGATTAAGAAGAGATCTTGAACTTATAAAGAAGGGTGCAAAGTGGGCAAGAATAGAAGCAAATTTAGATCTAGATGGTAGAAAAGAAAAAAGAATATTAAAGCTAAGCTTAAATGATGAGGGTAGAATATCTAAGAAACTAGAGATTGATGATACTAACAGAATCGCCAGCAAACATCTTTTACCCGTAGTAGTTTTTGAACCCGATCAAATGAGAATAGTAACCGAAGGTCCTGACTTAAGAAGAAGTTATCTAGATGAGCGAATTTCTTTTTTGGACTTTGAATACTCTAAGAATATTGCTGATTATAAACGAGTAATTTCTCAAAGAAATAAATTACTAAAACTCATTAAGAGGAACGAGGCAAAAAAAGAAGATCTATTTATTTGGCATGTTAAGCTAAGTGAGCTAGCTGCACCTATTGTACTGGCAAGAAGAAGGTATTTAAAAGAATTAAACGAAAAACTCCAGAATGATTACAGAAAGATTAGTAAGAAAAAGGATTTAGTATCCTTAGAGTATTTACCAAGTTTCGAAAAAGAAAGTTCTGCCAAATTGAGTAGTGAGCTCTTTAATAAGCTTGAGGCAGATATTGAAGTTGATATACATGCTGGCTTTACAAGAAGAGGACCTCATAGGGATGATTGGGAGATTAAGCTTAATGGTCAGAGTGCGAGTACTGGAGCTAGTCGGGGAGAAATAAGAACTATAGTCCTCAGCCTAAAATTATATGAGTTTGAACATCTAAGAGATAGTTTTGGGATAACTCCTTTGATATTACTTGATGATGTAATGAGCGAGCTCGACTCTACAAGAAGGCAGGAGTTATTAGCATTCTTTAAAGATGCTCAGGTTATTATGAGCGGCGTGGAGTGA
- a CDS encoding N-acetylmuramoyl-L-alanine amidase translates to MMIKKILKFPLLFALLVVAILPEMSVYAATKNEKNDILRSSEWTNADGESICVSNNNGNQIDSGDKTVVLDPGHDGTNGESIDPASGLLTTTTTNNTGANGGERAIVFRVATKAKSLLEQKGYSVLLTKQTETDTVSHQDRAKIANDASADLAVSIHTMGTDTNWGEVGEIYPQRVGLYREKPNGEKVAFSLNDIALKSQLYSEVFKNERNKTENNKVVVKDNDFNSRTDEGKSGGNISNVQLLSKVPWVYLEAGQNNISEDDYANSIVNATLASIPINTQSNPTDAQNNINNNDSNNTTTPAPGQSNPYYEIVYPTALNNFSNEQLSGAINKLISEKEKEKNSTSPFSGLGSSFIEGGKASNINPFLAIAHLSVENNFAMNNDNPKAWHLIPGSNNAFGRTATSQQPHVLSSGGRLVYAWSSWQDSLSGEDSWFVYTRRKIDNGSWPGNLRDYIYAYAPPVENNTEQYFSDVKNMINKLAGYAGDENIESYADYSSSGGLGDCNSSGSGGTVVQIAEAEVGRKEEGSSNCGDEIEKYFSETNQSCGIPWCAVFVNWVFKEAGQPIGGGALAKGVGQWFEDNKFFFSWKEQFRPQPGDIFVKGRGSSGAQLDGGIGHIGIVVAVNGYQISTVEGNSSNSVSKRTYQDYRAIPSLVGFGRYVDASTVQPENDFNPLTDAPTEQDSGVTED, encoded by the coding sequence ATGATGATAAAAAAAATACTTAAGTTCCCGCTATTATTCGCACTGCTAGTAGTAGCCATACTACCTGAGATGTCAGTGTATGCAGCTACAAAAAACGAAAAAAATGACATACTTAGGAGCTCGGAATGGACAAATGCAGACGGTGAGAGTATTTGCGTATCTAATAATAACGGCAATCAAATAGATTCAGGGGACAAAACAGTTGTACTTGACCCCGGCCATGATGGGACTAATGGTGAGTCAATCGATCCCGCCAGCGGCCTTCTTACTACTACAACAACAAACAATACTGGAGCCAATGGAGGGGAAAGAGCAATTGTATTTAGAGTAGCGACAAAAGCAAAATCTCTTTTAGAACAAAAAGGATATTCAGTGCTGCTTACAAAACAAACCGAGACAGATACAGTAAGCCATCAGGATCGTGCAAAAATTGCGAATGATGCCAGCGCGGATTTAGCAGTGAGCATACATACAATGGGCACTGATACAAATTGGGGCGAAGTTGGAGAGATATACCCTCAACGAGTCGGACTTTACAGAGAAAAGCCAAACGGAGAAAAAGTAGCCTTTTCTTTGAATGATATTGCCTTAAAAAGCCAGCTTTACTCAGAAGTATTTAAGAATGAAAGAAACAAAACTGAAAATAACAAAGTTGTAGTAAAGGATAACGATTTTAATAGCAGGACAGATGAAGGTAAATCGGGTGGTAATATATCGAATGTCCAATTACTCTCAAAAGTACCATGGGTATATTTAGAAGCAGGACAGAATAATATATCAGAAGATGACTATGCAAACTCAATAGTTAACGCAACACTCGCATCTATACCTATAAATACACAGAGCAATCCAACCGATGCTCAGAATAACATCAATAATAACGACTCGAATAATACAACCACTCCAGCTCCTGGGCAATCAAATCCATATTACGAGATTGTCTATCCTACTGCTTTAAATAATTTCTCAAATGAGCAGCTCTCGGGTGCCATTAATAAATTAATATCTGAGAAAGAAAAAGAAAAAAACTCCACCTCACCTTTTAGCGGGCTTGGGTCCTCTTTTATTGAAGGAGGTAAGGCTTCAAATATAAATCCATTTTTAGCTATAGCACACTTAAGCGTAGAGAATAACTTTGCAATGAACAATGATAATCCAAAAGCTTGGCACTTAATACCTGGTAGTAACAATGCCTTTGGAAGAACGGCAACTTCACAACAACCGCATGTCCTCTCTTCAGGAGGGAGGCTAGTTTACGCTTGGTCGTCATGGCAAGATAGCCTCTCAGGAGAAGACAGTTGGTTTGTTTATACTCGGCGAAAAATTGATAATGGTAGTTGGCCTGGAAACCTCAGAGACTACATATATGCTTATGCTCCGCCTGTAGAAAATAATACAGAGCAATATTTCAGTGACGTAAAAAACATGATTAATAAGCTTGCTGGTTATGCCGGGGATGAAAATATTGAGAGTTATGCAGACTATTCATCGAGTGGTGGATTAGGTGATTGCAATTCATCTGGATCCGGAGGCACAGTGGTTCAGATCGCTGAGGCAGAAGTAGGTAGAAAAGAAGAAGGATCATCAAATTGTGGTGATGAAATCGAAAAATATTTTAGCGAAACAAATCAATCTTGTGGCATTCCTTGGTGCGCAGTTTTTGTAAACTGGGTATTTAAAGAGGCTGGGCAGCCTATTGGTGGGGGCGCCCTAGCCAAAGGAGTAGGTCAGTGGTTCGAAGATAATAAATTCTTTTTTTCGTGGAAAGAGCAATTTAGGCCTCAGCCTGGGGACATATTCGTTAAAGGCAGAGGCAGTTCTGGTGCGCAACTGGACGGAGGCATTGGCCATATAGGTATTGTTGTTGCTGTAAACGGATACCAGATATCTACTGTTGAAGGTAACTCAAGTAACTCAGTTAGCAAAAGAACATATCAAGACTACAGGGCCATACCAAGTTTAGTCGGTTTTGGTAGATATGTAGACGCATCAACTGTACAGCCAGAAAACGATTTTAACCCTTTAACAGATGCTCCTACAGAACAAGATAGTGGAGTAACTGAAGACTAA